The following coding sequences are from one Triticum aestivum cultivar Chinese Spring chromosome 5A, IWGSC CS RefSeq v2.1, whole genome shotgun sequence window:
- the LOC123105101 gene encoding transcription factor bHLH113 isoform X2, whose amino-acid sequence MVKEEEVMAEAGGGGGGGRGYMDMLGLGEEAMADYFLCLSPSSSAISTTTSASASTHAVASPTCASYLQPPPAAPYHHVLSFGGRAEQQYHGGGDVFGFQYYYYGAGGPAIPVAAPQKSSPTTDCSSSISSMSSSPTATAASVISTSKPQPTKKRGSRSSGDQRKAAPPAASSNKRPRARKERLGERILALQQLVSPFGKTDTASVLHEALGYIRFLHDQVLSSPYMQRLPPPPSPAPLPEEPRAPNDLRSRGLCLVPVSCTDHVAGGNANGADVWSSVPAMGMPATAEEEYAVAAGMLRGDRDHHPRQLA is encoded by the exons AtggtgaaggaggaggaggtcatggcggaggccggaggaggtgggggaggagggagggggTACATGGACATGCTCGGCCTCGGGGAGGAGGCCATGGCCGACTACTTCCTCTGCCTCTCGccgtcctcctccgccatctccaccaccaccagcgCCAGCGCCAGCACTCATGCGGTCGCTTCTCCCACCTGCGCCTCCTACCTGCAGCCTCCTCCGGCGGCGCCGTACCACCACGTCCTCAGCTTCGGCGGCCGGGCGGAGCAGCAGTACCACGGAGGCGGCGACGTCTTCGGGTTCCAGTACTACTACTACGGCGCCGGCGGTCCCGCGATCCCAGTGGCTGCCCCGCAGAAGTCCAGCCCGACCACCgactgctcctcctccatctcctccatGTCGTCCTcgcccaccgccaccgccgcctcggtcATCTCCACCTCCAAGCCACAGCCGACCAAG AAGAGAGGATCAAGAAGCAGCGGCGATCAGAGAAAGGCTGCTCCACCCGCCGCTTCCTCGAACAAGAGGCCCAGG GCGAGGAAGGAGCGGCTCGGGGAGAGGATCCTGGCGCTGCAGCAGCTGGTTTCTCCGTTCGGGAAG ACCGACACGGCCTCCGTCCTGCACGAGGCGCTCGGCTACATACGCTTCCTGCACGACCAG GTCCTCAGCTCGCCGTACATGCAGCGCCTGCCACCGCCACCTTCCCCCGCCCCGCTCCCG GAGGAGCCGCGGGCGCCGAACGACCTGAGGAGCCGGGGGCTGTGCCTCGTGCCGGTCTCCTGCACCGACCACGTCGCCGGCGGCAATGCCAACGGCGCCGACGTCTGGTCGTCGGTGCCGGCGATGGGCATGCCGGCCACGGCGGAGGAGGAGTACGCGGTCGCTGCTGGGATGCTTCGCGGGGATAGGGATCATCATCCTAGGCAGCTGGCCTAG
- the LOC123105101 gene encoding transcription factor bHLH113 isoform X1 — translation MVKEEEVMAEAGGGGGGGRGYMDMLGLGEEAMADYFLCLSPSSSAISTTTSASASTHAVASPTCASYLQPPPAAPYHHVLSFGGRAEQQYHGGGDVFGFQYYYYGAGGPAIPVAAPQKSSPTTDCSSSISSMSSSPTATAASVISTSKPQPTKKRGSRSSGDQRKAAPPAASSNKRPRARKERLGERILALQQLVSPFGKTDTASVLHEALGYIRFLHDQVQVLSSPYMQRLPPPPSPAPLPEEPRAPNDLRSRGLCLVPVSCTDHVAGGNANGADVWSSVPAMGMPATAEEEYAVAAGMLRGDRDHHPRQLA, via the exons AtggtgaaggaggaggaggtcatggcggaggccggaggaggtgggggaggagggagggggTACATGGACATGCTCGGCCTCGGGGAGGAGGCCATGGCCGACTACTTCCTCTGCCTCTCGccgtcctcctccgccatctccaccaccaccagcgCCAGCGCCAGCACTCATGCGGTCGCTTCTCCCACCTGCGCCTCCTACCTGCAGCCTCCTCCGGCGGCGCCGTACCACCACGTCCTCAGCTTCGGCGGCCGGGCGGAGCAGCAGTACCACGGAGGCGGCGACGTCTTCGGGTTCCAGTACTACTACTACGGCGCCGGCGGTCCCGCGATCCCAGTGGCTGCCCCGCAGAAGTCCAGCCCGACCACCgactgctcctcctccatctcctccatGTCGTCCTcgcccaccgccaccgccgcctcggtcATCTCCACCTCCAAGCCACAGCCGACCAAG AAGAGAGGATCAAGAAGCAGCGGCGATCAGAGAAAGGCTGCTCCACCCGCCGCTTCCTCGAACAAGAGGCCCAGG GCGAGGAAGGAGCGGCTCGGGGAGAGGATCCTGGCGCTGCAGCAGCTGGTTTCTCCGTTCGGGAAG ACCGACACGGCCTCCGTCCTGCACGAGGCGCTCGGCTACATACGCTTCCTGCACGACCAGGTTCAG GTCCTCAGCTCGCCGTACATGCAGCGCCTGCCACCGCCACCTTCCCCCGCCCCGCTCCCG GAGGAGCCGCGGGCGCCGAACGACCTGAGGAGCCGGGGGCTGTGCCTCGTGCCGGTCTCCTGCACCGACCACGTCGCCGGCGGCAATGCCAACGGCGCCGACGTCTGGTCGTCGGTGCCGGCGATGGGCATGCCGGCCACGGCGGAGGAGGAGTACGCGGTCGCTGCTGGGATGCTTCGCGGGGATAGGGATCATCATCCTAGGCAGCTGGCCTAG